In the Vulpes vulpes isolate BD-2025 chromosome 12, VulVul3, whole genome shotgun sequence genome, TGGTCCCTGGACCAACAGtagcagcatcacctggaaacgTGTTGGAATTACACTTTCTCTGCCCACACTCTAggcccactgaatcagaaactctggggctgAGGCTCCACAATCAATGTTTTAACAAGTCATCCAGGTCATTCTGTTGCTCACTTAAGTTTCACAACCACTGGGCTACTGTAATGGACCAGGCAGTTGTGAGGAGCTAACCCAGGGTAGAGGCAGTAAGAGCCAGAAAAGAGGGGGGTGGACTTGAGAGGAAGATCAAAGATGGGCTTGTCTGCTTTAGGAGGAGTCAATGGTGAAGGAGTTTCTGGTGTGGGCCCCTGGCCTGAGGTGGGACCTGAAGTGAGGGAGCCAGATGTGAACCATGTGTTCTTAACCTTCGGGGCCTGCACTTTTCCACTCAGGCACATTAGAGCTCTGTGGTAGTGCCTCCCAACCTGCCTCCGGCCACAGGCCACGTAGATGATAATATTTGTACCGTGCATGGGGGAAATGGGTGAGGCTGCCCGAGGTGGCAGGGGACCAGCCGGAGGCCTTGAAGCCACTGGGAAGCTAGAGGAGGCCGCCCAGGGGTTCCCCAGAGCTGAGAGGAGTCAGCAACCCATTGCCAGCGTACTGCAGGGCAGCCCTACTTCATGGGAGATGCTAAAAGGTAGCGGCGCTCGCTGAACTTGGCAATATAAATCAAGAACCTTAAAAGAGTTCATATGTGTTGACTCAGTGATTCCATTCCTGAGAATCTCTCCCAGATgtacaacaaacaaacaaaagccttcTGTTCATTGTAGATTATATATAACAGAGAAAATGACAACTCTTTGTAGTAGGAGAATCATGTCTGATATGCTCAGTAGAATGTTGTACTGTCATCAAGAATGTGAGCATTTGTAGAATCATAGAGAAACACATATGCTCATTCAGAAGACAGTATCTAGGAAAGCCCTGCCCCATGCTGAGTGGCAAGCAAGTTAGATGTGGTCCTTGGCTGCACAGAGCTGAGTGCCCGGGGGCAGCAACCCGAGCGGTCACTCTGAGAGTGATCGGCTCTGAGAGTATGGGCTGCTGTGGGAGAAGCTGGCCTTCTGGGCGTGGGAGTGGGACCAGGAAGGCATCCTGGAGGACAGGATGGTGATCCCAAGACTGGGGGGATAAGTCAATGTTGGTATGCAAGGGGCACATGTGTTAAAGAGTAAGCATGGTACAGCTGGAGCGTGGAAAGGGCTATTGATGAGGCCAAGCCTCAGGGGGCCATCAGCCAGCTCAGCCAGCTCGTGTGTGGAGAGGTTCAGAAGCTTAGACCTGATTCTAAGGGCCACAGGAAGTCCCTCGTGGCTGCAGCATGGAGAATGGATTGGAGGAAGGCAGCGATGGAAGCTGGGGCCCAGGGTGGAGGCTGCTACAGTAGCCCAGGGGAGGGATGGTGgtgtggaggtgaggaggagggacagacTGAACAGCAAGTGGAGGGGCAGGATGGCAGGGCTGAGAGGGTTGGTGCGTGTGGGCCATGAGGGGGCAGAGTGGATGAATCCAGGTTTCTGGTTTGGGCTTTTGGTGCCATTGAGAGTGATAGGCTGCACggaggggacgggggtggggaaagggaggaaggtgCTAAGTGCCTTCCGGGTGCATCGTGTTCTCCAGGAGACAGTCGGATAGGTAGGTCTGGAGCTGGAGTGCAGATGTTGACTCAGGGTCGTGAGCGTGAGGCCTGACAAGGAGCGCTCTGAGGAGGAAAGAGGCATAGACACTTAAGGCAGGAGCGGGGTGGAAACATGGGCAAAGGACAGAGCTTGCAAAAGAGACAAGGGATCGTCAGCAGCAGTTGTGTCCAGGCTGAGGGATTCGagttggtttccttttcttttttatttgtttctgtttttttcccagttttctgGGAACCATAGCAAACATTGATGGCACTCATAGAATGTGCCAGATACTATTCTAATAACTTTTTATAACTCTTCTAAATCCCCACAATGAGCCTACAAGATAAGTCCTGTTGCAttaccattttgcagatgaagaaactgagcacAGAGGGGTTAATTCACACATCCTGGGCACAAGGGTGTGGAGTCGGCAAAAAGCCCACCTGGAGTCAAGGCTGCCTGACACCAGAGCCAGGGCCATCCCCAAGCTGTGGTGTCTCTCCCCAGTATgctgttatatttttataaatgggaaagtactgattttcttttaaacaaaggTAGTACTTGAATCTgctagaaaattagaaatgaaagggtTTGCATCTGCAAAATTGATGGCTGGCTTAGAAGTTTGTTGGGGTCCCGACTGAGCTGGCTCTGTGTCGGTGTCAGAACACAGTTAACGCGGATCTCTGCTCGGCTCATTTCTCTCCAGGCGCAACTGCTACTCTGTGCTAGATGTCATGGAAGGGCTGCTGTCAAGATGCAGAGCACTGCCCACCCTGGCCACCTGCAGCCACCAGCTCTCTGGGTACATTCCTCACAGGTGTTACCACTGTGACCCCGAGAGAGGGAAGCGCTTGGTGTTATCCCGCATGTTCCAGCCCCAGAACCTTCGGGAAGACCAGGTTCTCTCTCTCGAGGGCAGATCTGACGACCTGACCTGTAAGAGCCAGCGGCTGATGCAGCAGGTAGGCCTCATCTACCCCTCAAGCCCCGGCTGTTATCACCTCCTGCCTTATACTGTGCGTGCCATGGAGAAGCTCCAGCGGGTGATAGACCAGGAGATGCAGGCCATCGGGGGGCAGAAGGTCAACATGCCCAGCCTCAGCCCAGCGGAGCTCTGGCGAGCCACCAACCGGTGGGACTTGATGGGCAAGGAGCTGCTAAGACTTAGAGACCGACATGGCAAGGAATACTGCTTAGGACCCACTCACGAGGAAGCTGTCACAGCCCTGGTCGCCTCCCAGAAGACACTGTCTTACAGGCAGCTCCCATTCCTGCTGTACCAGGTGACGAGGAAATTTCGGGATGAGCCCCGGCCCCGCTTCGGTCTTCTCCGTGGCCGGGAGTTCTACATGAAGGACATGTACACCTTCGACTCCTCCCCAGAGGCTGCCCGGCAGACCTACGGCCTGGTGTGTGGGGCCTACAGTAGCCTGTTCCGCAGGCTGGGGCTGCGGTGCATCAGGGTCCAGGCGGACGTGGGCAGCATCGGGGGCACTGCGTCCCATGAGTTCCAGCTGCCGGCTGACATCGGGGAGGACCGATTTGCAGTCTGTCCCAACTGCAGCTTCTCGGCCAACATGGAGACACTGCGCTTGTCGCAGACCGACTGCCCAGCCTGCCAGAGCCCACTGACCGAAGCCAGAGGCATTGAGGTGGGGCACACGTTTTACCTGGGCACCAAGTACTCCTCCATTTTCAATGCTCAGTTCACTGATGCCCAGGGAAGACCGTGCCCGGCTGAGATGGGCTGCTATGGCCTGGGCGTGACTCGGATACTGGCTGCCGCCATTGAAGTGCTGTCCACGGAGGACTGCATTCGCTGGCCCGGCCTCCTGGCACCTTACCAGGTATGCCTCATCCCCCCAAAGAAGGGCAGTAAGGAGGAGGTGGCCACTGAGCTCACAGGACAGCTGTACGACCTCATTACAGAGGCAGTGCCGCAGCTCCGTGGGGAGGTGCTGCTCGATGACAGGACCCATCGAACCATTGGAAACAGACTGAAAGATGCCAACAAGTTTGGGTACCCCTTTGTGATCATTGCTGGCAAGAGGGCCCTGGAGGACCCTGCACATTTTGAAGTTTGGAGCCAGAACACAGGGGAGGTAGTCTTCCTCACCAGAGAAGGAGTCACGGAATTTCTGAGCCAAGTGCAGGTGGTCTGAAAGCCCCCGAGCCAGCCCCCCCCATTCTGCAGCCTTGGCGTTCATACTAGTGCTGCCTTTTCCTGCACTCCCTTCCAGGGCCAGTCTCTCCAGAAACCAGGCAGCTCGCAGAAGATGGGAGCGTGTTAGGGAAACCGACTTTTATCCAGTCCTTTGTTCACACTATTTATATTTGAAGTCGGTGGTTCCATTCTCTGGACCGGCCATACTGCCACATACCATTCCTCTAGTCCATTGTGGAGGCTTCTCTTAGGAGGCAGAGGGGCAAGAAAGAGCTGCTCATCTTGGCCCTTAAGTGAGtcacttcccttctctctgctgAGGTTCCCACTGGGGGATGGCAGTGGCCGGTGGCCAAGGCCCTTCCAGCTCCAGCAGTCTGACCCCTGGCCTCTTGCTGCATATGGTGTGGACAGTAGGCGCaccatccctcctccccctggaCACGTCCCTTCCCCTGCTGGGGCCTTGGACTCCCCATCTGTGGCATGAGAAGGTGGAACTAGATCCATAAGGTCCTTACAGCTATCACTGGCAGGTTCCACAAGAGGTTCAGGACAGGCAGATCTggttcctctcctcctccagagTCTAAGCTACACAAAAGTTGATAGAATTAGCTAATGGCTCAAAAACCACCTCCAGAGAGCTGGCTCTATCCAGGCAGCTTAGTGCAGAGATGGTGTTATATTGATTGAATAAAGTCAGACTCCTGGGATGAGCCTTGCATGCTAAGGTGGAACGGTGGTAATGCCTGCCATTTTAGCCGGCAGCGGCTTCCTACCTGagactctgctttcctttctttctctgttatttctgcagtccactcaaaaaaaaatacaccccACCTATGGGGTGCTCCTCAACCTCTGCCTGCCCCTGCACTCTCCCGTTCCACTTTGATAGCATTGATTCTTGTCTGGTGCGCACACAGCTCCTTGTTCAGTAGGCTCACCTCTTATGGTTGACGGTCAGTTCCCTGAGGCCACCGTCCTAGGCCGATACCCAGCATGCCGCACTTCTGGTCGCTGCCAGTTGTCCCACCTGCTGAACAGCTTCCTAGCGGCGTGTTATTGCTACGGCTGTTACTGCCCGAGTAGTGCACGCCTGAGCATACAGCAGCAGGTGTCCTGGTTAACAGGACGGGCCTCAGGCCTACCATTGGCTCTCTGGGCCCAGCATTCAGGCCAGGACATGTGCATTCTGAGAGCAAGCCTAGAGAGGTAGGATTGTAAGTCAGGGGACCTTCCCCTCAGCTACACATTGGTCCCACACAGTTCTGCTTAGGGCCTGGGGTGTGGCCTGCGCATCATGCAGTTTAAAGCTCCGTAGGTGATTCTAACGTGCACAGTCGACTCATGGTTCCCAGCATACTTCTGGGCGGCAGCTGACCCTGAGCTGCTTTGTAGCCGGGCGTTTCTTTGAGTAATGCCCTCTGTACATCATCAGACTGATGGGAGCTTTCTGCTTTTAATGGTCTGCTCATTCATTTGTTGAGGGCCTGCTGCACACCACTGTGCTGTGAGGCATGTTCGTGTATCATGTTCAGACCTAATGCTCTGCAAGGTGGGTGCTcttctccttttacagatgaggaacctgaagGTCCATTCAGCAACTGCCTCGAGGATGCAGAGCTACTGAGCATCAGAGCTAGAATCCGAGTATTGACCAGCACAGCACCGTGCCATTCCTGTTAGGACTGCATGGCCTCTGCTCAGACAAAAGTGATTCCagtaaataaaactgaattatttATATCTTATCTAATCACGTCAGCCTCAGCTAGATGAGAAATTAGAATTTGTGCGGATTggtgctttaatatttttaaaaatttaattcttattGACGTATAGTTGGCACATAGGGTGACATCAGTCTCAGGTATACACCGTAGTGACTTAaaagctgtgctcaccacaagggtAGCTCCTATCTGACACCACATGCTGTCACCATACCATTGACTAAATTCCCTGTGCTGTGCGTGTTATCCCGGTGTCCTCTTCGTTCCATAACTGGAAgactgtacctcccactcccccttttttaatgttaaatttgtGCTCCATAAGCTGATTTACGAAAGCTGGAAGGCTAGCCAAATGtaagcactttttaaaaccaGATTCCAGGAATAGAGAACCGATTAACTTTAAACTGTTCATGAGTGTCCGAGGTACAAGATGATTTGAGGATGATACAGAATCCTGGAAGTTTAGGACAGGAGGACTCGGAGCCCGCCTGTCCACCCCTCATCTCACAGATGGGAAGCAGGCCTGGAGTGGGAATTAACCTGCCACACGGCATCTGGCTGGCGGAACACCGGATTGCAGGCCAAGTGCTGCGTCCCCAACATCAGGCTACCTCCCATCAGTCTTGTTGCATCAAGAGAGAACTGGCTGGATCAGCCTCTAAACTACAAAAGCCTTGTTGGTACTGTCCTTTATTTTCCAAGAGAGACAAATACAGGGAATATAGCGATTGCCCAGCGGCATGCTGAGTTGAAACCCAAGTGTCCTGATTCCTAAGCCAGCATGTCTTCTAAGAAGCCAGGGGCAGAAGGATATGGTGGAAAGATCAGAGTCTGGAAGAAACAATCCTAGACCCACCATTTACCAGGGATAGGATCTTACACAAATTCCTTGGCCTTTACGggtctcagcttcttcatctgtaagacaTGCTCATGGCAGGGCATCTCCCAGGGTAGTCTGGGGTTGCCTGAGCTTGCTTACGTTAAGTAATTAACCCTGTGCTCCCAGGAAACACCTTCACGCCAGACGAGGTAGGCAATGGCACCACAGGGAGCTCAGGTTCCGCTAGTAACGTATCTTAAGACCGGTATCTTGTCTTGATACGATGCTTTACAACCTTCCTGGGGAGTGCCTGGGGCCATAAGTGACGCCCGTGGAATGGCTCCATCTCCTTAGAGGAAAGACAGATATTCAAACTGTGTACCTTACTCTCTCTTGTCCG is a window encoding:
- the PARS2 gene encoding probable proline--tRNA ligase, mitochondrial; the encoded protein is MEGLLSRCRALPTLATCSHQLSGYIPHRCYHCDPERGKRLVLSRMFQPQNLREDQVLSLEGRSDDLTCKSQRLMQQVGLIYPSSPGCYHLLPYTVRAMEKLQRVIDQEMQAIGGQKVNMPSLSPAELWRATNRWDLMGKELLRLRDRHGKEYCLGPTHEEAVTALVASQKTLSYRQLPFLLYQVTRKFRDEPRPRFGLLRGREFYMKDMYTFDSSPEAARQTYGLVCGAYSSLFRRLGLRCIRVQADVGSIGGTASHEFQLPADIGEDRFAVCPNCSFSANMETLRLSQTDCPACQSPLTEARGIEVGHTFYLGTKYSSIFNAQFTDAQGRPCPAEMGCYGLGVTRILAAAIEVLSTEDCIRWPGLLAPYQVCLIPPKKGSKEEVATELTGQLYDLITEAVPQLRGEVLLDDRTHRTIGNRLKDANKFGYPFVIIAGKRALEDPAHFEVWSQNTGEVVFLTREGVTEFLSQVQVV